From a region of the Burkholderia lata genome:
- a CDS encoding helix-turn-helix transcriptional regulator: MRTKVERSPASSMATDWRWSSGFQWDSLLASFGRPTFEVEVTRLLVEALGVDQVHIFRGTVDEPQIVASICASGTGRAEQQSERYIDQKVWRFDSEFSRYDHDIEHGPAVFRFDTVRTKSQEMRDFYEFVDVGERVIAIGDSPSGRLYLAGIRSRARGCFTADEEYRLRLLGEMAFPMVARHYALQLEKQAMSRALTSLPVIERCLSLCRENFSRREGQVAARMLYGLSTEGIALDLGISADTVVCYRRRFYQRFGIGCFRDLVIWYLDLYGAVGHYLEPN, encoded by the coding sequence GTGCGTACCAAGGTAGAAAGGTCGCCTGCTTCATCGATGGCGACGGACTGGCGATGGAGCAGCGGCTTCCAGTGGGACAGCCTGCTGGCTTCGTTCGGGCGTCCGACATTCGAAGTCGAGGTGACGCGGCTGCTGGTCGAGGCGCTGGGTGTCGACCAGGTGCACATCTTTCGCGGTACGGTCGACGAACCGCAGATCGTTGCATCCATTTGCGCGAGCGGCACCGGAAGAGCCGAGCAGCAGAGCGAGCGCTATATCGATCAGAAGGTGTGGCGCTTCGATTCCGAATTTTCCCGCTACGACCATGACATCGAGCATGGCCCGGCCGTGTTTCGCTTCGATACCGTACGCACGAAGAGCCAGGAAATGCGGGATTTCTACGAGTTCGTCGACGTGGGCGAGCGGGTCATCGCCATTGGCGACAGTCCTTCCGGGAGGCTCTATCTGGCTGGGATCCGGTCACGGGCACGCGGATGCTTCACGGCGGACGAGGAGTACCGGTTGCGCCTGCTCGGCGAGATGGCCTTTCCGATGGTGGCGCGGCATTACGCGTTGCAACTGGAGAAGCAGGCGATGTCCAGGGCGCTGACGTCACTGCCCGTCATCGAAAGGTGTCTGTCGTTGTGTCGCGAGAATTTTTCGAGGCGGGAGGGCCAGGTGGCCGCGCGCATGCTCTACGGCCTGTCGACGGAAGGCATCGCACTGGATCTGGGCATTAGTGCGGATACGGTCGTGTGCTATCGGCGCCGCTTCTATCAGCGTTTCGGAATCGGCTGTTTTCGTGACCTGGTCATCTGGTACTTGGACCTGTATGGCGCGGTGGGGCATTACCTGGAACCCAACTAG
- a CDS encoding ATP-dependent Clp protease proteolytic subunit produces MNNLDREEDSKDPSSEGNAKLFDILTRARKVFITGTIEQRMARDVVQHLHALAHISDDPIQVFISSPGGHVESGDLIFDTLRFIKPRVITIGSGWVASAGALIYLAANKEDRYTLPNTRFLLHQPSGESRGPASDLNIYLDEIVKMRDRLNRIFADATGQAVEKIASDTARDFWLSAEEAVQYGLAYKIISSESEIDNRTNNR; encoded by the coding sequence GTGAACAACCTGGATCGAGAAGAAGATTCCAAAGACCCGTCGTCAGAAGGTAATGCCAAACTGTTCGATATCCTCACACGTGCGCGCAAGGTGTTCATCACCGGCACAATTGAACAGAGAATGGCCCGTGACGTGGTTCAGCATCTGCATGCGCTCGCCCACATAAGCGACGATCCCATTCAGGTATTCATCAGCTCTCCGGGTGGCCACGTTGAATCAGGCGATCTGATTTTCGACACGCTCCGTTTCATCAAGCCCAGAGTCATCACCATTGGATCAGGCTGGGTAGCCAGCGCTGGTGCGTTGATTTACCTGGCGGCCAACAAGGAGGATCGCTATACGCTCCCCAACACGCGCTTCCTGTTGCATCAACCGTCAGGCGAGTCACGCGGCCCGGCCAGCGATCTGAACATTTACCTGGATGAAATCGTGAAAATGCGCGACCGACTGAATCGCATCTTTGCCGATGCCACGGGCCAGGCCGTCGAAAAGATTGCGTCGGATACCGCACGGGATTTCTGGTTGAGCGCGGAAGAGGCAGTGCAGTACGGATTAGCCTACAAGATTATTTCGTCGGAATCCGAAATCGATAACCGCACCAACAATCGCTAA
- a CDS encoding DUF2889 domain-containing protein, whose product MKLPPPQPRQMLHERRVITRGFLRDDGLWDIEGEIVDEKGYDSVDRERGTLSAGTPYHNMCARLTVDNDLKIHEVATSMPATPFAYCPGANDPTQGLVGKSLTRGFRRAVDDTLGGVRSCTHLRDLILSMATTAYQTIFAYQSQFSPDQVDTTFGNDAPPFFINRCRTWAESTPVVAQYYPKYYRKP is encoded by the coding sequence ATGAAGCTGCCTCCTCCCCAACCACGACAGATGTTGCACGAGCGGCGCGTCATTACCCGCGGTTTTCTACGCGACGACGGCCTGTGGGACATCGAAGGAGAGATCGTCGACGAGAAAGGTTACGACAGTGTGGATCGCGAACGCGGCACGCTGTCCGCCGGTACGCCGTATCACAACATGTGTGCAAGACTGACCGTCGACAACGACCTGAAGATTCACGAAGTAGCGACGTCGATGCCCGCGACGCCGTTCGCGTATTGCCCGGGCGCAAACGATCCCACGCAGGGCCTCGTCGGAAAATCGCTGACGCGCGGTTTCCGGCGTGCCGTTGACGACACCCTCGGCGGTGTGCGGAGTTGCACGCACCTGAGAGACCTGATCCTGTCGATGGCGACGACTGCCTACCAGACGATCTTCGCGTATCAGTCGCAGTTCTCGCCCGACCAGGTCGACACGACGTTCGGCAACGACGCGCCGCCGTTTTTCATCAACCGTTGCCGGACGTGGGCGGAATCGACACCGGTGGTCGCCCAGTACTATCCGAAGTACTACCGGAAGCCCTGA
- a CDS encoding GMC family oxidoreductase, translated as MEIYDYIVVGAGSAGCPVASRLSEDPQNRVLLIEAGGPADNFWIRSPAGMGRLFLEKRYNWSYFTEAGPQIHDRKIYWPRGRTMGGTSAVNGMVYIRGNPLDYERWKSLGNDGWGWDDVLPYFKRSESNARGASEHHGADGPLRVSDPVTRSPAIEDFIRAADSIGIPHIKDLNAPPYEGVDFQQHTIRDGRRETSFNAFIEPHLQRRNLTVLGNARVLRVVMQGNVATGIEILQNGESRIIEAAREIVISAGSLNSPHLLMLSGIGDGAKLQAKGIDTRVDLPGVGQNLQDHWFAPMIWKVTPGSSYNQRLSGLRKYVEGARYLLTRTGVLAISASQGAAFVRSSADLGQPDLQLVLRPLSYTFHPKGAVIVDRFPGLSAGVVLLNPASRGWVDLASPDPLTAPVFQPNYLAAPDDAIRTLRGVRRMREIMAARPMSERVVEEISPGPGATTDERLLEHLKTIGNCGWHQVGTCKMGVDAMAVVDPRLRVHGVQRLRVADGAIMPTINAGNTNAPCIMIGEKAAAMIREDALPRRETSGTHTR; from the coding sequence ATGGAAATTTATGACTACATCGTCGTGGGTGCCGGCTCGGCGGGCTGCCCCGTTGCCAGCCGGCTGTCGGAAGATCCGCAGAACCGGGTGTTGCTGATCGAGGCCGGCGGGCCGGCCGACAATTTCTGGATCCGCTCGCCGGCGGGCATGGGGCGGCTGTTTCTGGAAAAGCGCTACAACTGGTCGTATTTCACCGAAGCCGGCCCGCAGATTCACGACCGCAAGATCTACTGGCCGCGTGGGCGCACGATGGGTGGCACCAGCGCCGTCAACGGCATGGTCTATATCCGCGGCAATCCGCTGGATTACGAACGCTGGAAAAGCCTCGGCAACGACGGATGGGGGTGGGACGACGTCCTGCCCTACTTCAAGCGTTCCGAATCCAACGCGCGGGGCGCCAGCGAACATCACGGCGCAGACGGCCCGCTGCGTGTGTCCGATCCCGTCACCCGCAGCCCCGCGATCGAGGATTTCATCCGCGCCGCCGACAGTATCGGCATTCCCCATATCAAGGACCTCAATGCGCCGCCTTACGAGGGCGTCGACTTTCAGCAGCATACGATCCGCGACGGCCGCCGCGAGACGTCCTTCAACGCCTTCATCGAGCCTCACCTGCAGCGCCGCAACCTGACGGTCCTCGGCAATGCGCGCGTCCTGCGCGTGGTGATGCAAGGCAACGTGGCGACCGGCATCGAGATCCTGCAGAACGGCGAAAGTCGAATCATCGAGGCGGCGCGGGAAATCGTGATCTCGGCAGGCTCGCTCAATTCGCCTCACCTGCTGATGCTGTCGGGCATCGGCGACGGCGCGAAACTGCAGGCCAAAGGCATCGACACGCGCGTGGACCTGCCGGGCGTGGGACAAAACCTCCAGGACCACTGGTTTGCGCCGATGATCTGGAAAGTCACGCCGGGAAGCTCGTATAACCAGCGCCTTTCCGGGCTGCGCAAATATGTCGAAGGCGCGCGCTATCTGCTGACGCGTACCGGCGTCCTGGCGATCTCCGCGTCGCAGGGCGCGGCCTTCGTGCGCAGCTCCGCGGATCTCGGGCAACCCGATCTGCAACTGGTGCTGCGGCCCCTGTCCTACACGTTCCACCCGAAGGGCGCCGTCATCGTCGACCGTTTCCCCGGCCTCAGTGCCGGCGTGGTGCTGCTCAATCCGGCGTCGCGCGGCTGGGTCGACCTCGCCTCTCCCGATCCGCTCACAGCGCCCGTGTTCCAGCCCAACTACCTGGCGGCACCGGACGACGCGATCCGCACGCTGCGCGGCGTGCGCCGGATGCGCGAAATCATGGCGGCCCGACCGATGTCCGAGCGCGTCGTCGAGGAAATTTCGCCGGGCCCCGGCGCCACCACCGATGAACGCCTGCTCGAGCATCTCAAGACCATCGGCAACTGCGGCTGGCATCAGGTCGGAACCTGCAAGATGGGCGTGGATGCGATGGCGGTCGTCGACCCACGGCTACGCGTTCATGGCGTGCAGCGCTTGCGCGTCGCCGACGGCGCAATCATGCCGACGATCAACGCCGGCAACACCAACGCGCCCTGCATCATGATCGGCGAGAAAGCGGCCGCCATGATTCGTGAGGACGCACTACCGCGCCGAGAAACAAGCGGGACGCACACGCGTTAG
- a CDS encoding AraC family transcriptional regulator produces MDPLSDVLTLLKPRSQFYASLDAAGDWSFSFPANPGIKFTAVVRGSCWGIVDDLAEPVRFNPGDCFLLNSGRRFVLSSDPALPPADCQPVMDAAARDGVAVWNGGGEVLLISGRFDVSASHAAPLFDTLPAIVNVPSATGHAEVLRWSLEQLAEEVRQERPGSALMATHLVHCMLVQVLRLHLETSTNLSPGWFLALSDRQIGAAIRAIHADPAHPWTLAELAKIAGMSRSGFAQRFKELEGGTAIGYVTRWRMMTAANLLRDGEQSVSSIAFSLGYESESAFSTAFKRTMSCSPLQYRRQSTPSEAHRDVAGALSAQSYDT; encoded by the coding sequence ATGGATCCCTTGTCAGACGTACTCACGCTCCTGAAGCCGCGCAGCCAGTTCTACGCATCGCTCGATGCGGCGGGAGACTGGTCCTTTTCGTTTCCGGCCAATCCGGGCATCAAGTTCACCGCCGTGGTGCGCGGCAGTTGCTGGGGCATCGTCGACGACCTTGCCGAACCCGTCCGGTTCAACCCGGGCGACTGCTTCCTGCTGAACAGCGGCCGTCGTTTCGTGCTCTCGTCCGATCCCGCGTTGCCGCCCGCCGACTGCCAGCCGGTCATGGATGCCGCGGCCCGCGATGGCGTGGCGGTCTGGAACGGCGGCGGCGAAGTGCTGTTGATCAGTGGCCGCTTCGACGTGTCCGCGAGCCACGCCGCGCCGTTGTTCGACACGCTGCCGGCGATCGTCAATGTCCCGAGCGCAACGGGTCATGCGGAAGTGCTGCGCTGGTCGCTGGAGCAGCTTGCCGAGGAAGTCCGCCAGGAGCGGCCGGGTTCCGCGCTGATGGCAACGCACCTGGTTCACTGCATGCTGGTGCAGGTCCTGCGGCTCCACCTGGAAACCTCGACCAACCTGTCTCCGGGCTGGTTCCTGGCGCTGTCGGACCGGCAGATCGGTGCGGCCATTCGGGCGATCCATGCCGATCCGGCCCATCCCTGGACGCTGGCGGAACTGGCGAAGATCGCCGGCATGTCGCGGTCGGGCTTCGCGCAACGGTTCAAGGAGCTGGAAGGCGGTACGGCCATCGGCTATGTGACGCGATGGCGCATGATGACGGCCGCGAATCTCCTGCGCGACGGCGAGCAGAGCGTCTCGTCGATCGCCTTCTCGCTCGGCTACGAATCGGAAAGCGCGTTCAGCACGGCGTTCAAGAGGACGATGTCCTGTTCGCCGCTGCAGTACCGGCGCCAGTCCACGCCGTCCGAAGCACATCGGGACGTGGCCGGTGCGCTGTCGGCCCAGTCGTACGACACGTAA
- a CDS encoding MFS transporter, giving the protein MPQDRLLTQRQERIEVAKLLFAQGAAVFSFRAFQLLFAWLVLRDAGSATYLASVIAVSWIVNLVAFPLGGVLIDRYGGVRGIRFSVTTSFAALLFFMLGEVSGEFNPVVAAAVLILMSALDGVMSIAPNAIIPTFVQGRDLNRYLGYAASVNSMQVIVGAIIGGASMAVIGVKGAILTIAILFAASVCAVWSLSSRNRIRDQKASARGVFKETFLGFHALFKIDPEKWLCVSSVVINFVLTPFLSIVIPAFIKSMLHAPVSYLAASEILFGIGMLIGAFIAPRLIEAGVSRLRIILLGNLMVGAGIVAVIFVNFDVLRGLIVATIGFALSLGNVTCGSLRGYAAPNDIRGRLEAAVFTCCVASIPLGSWVFGYFVSSGSIVYLGYAMTMAGIAIILAQAGLLISKNTVIVLTSPEKELSGLYSRMYPGAFKG; this is encoded by the coding sequence ATGCCACAGGATCGCTTGTTAACTCAGAGGCAAGAAAGAATCGAGGTTGCGAAGCTGCTGTTTGCGCAAGGGGCAGCGGTATTTTCTTTTCGCGCATTTCAGTTGTTATTTGCATGGCTCGTGCTTCGTGATGCTGGATCGGCAACATATCTCGCGAGCGTGATTGCCGTATCGTGGATTGTCAACTTGGTTGCCTTTCCGTTGGGTGGAGTGTTGATCGATCGGTATGGCGGGGTGAGGGGCATCAGATTCTCAGTTACGACCTCCTTTGCGGCGCTGCTATTCTTTATGTTGGGTGAGGTGTCGGGAGAGTTCAATCCTGTTGTTGCGGCGGCGGTATTGATACTGATGTCGGCGCTCGACGGCGTGATGTCGATTGCTCCCAATGCAATTATTCCGACGTTCGTTCAGGGAAGGGATCTGAATCGATATCTCGGGTATGCCGCCAGTGTCAATTCCATGCAAGTCATCGTCGGGGCGATCATCGGCGGCGCTTCGATGGCGGTGATAGGTGTGAAAGGCGCCATTCTCACGATTGCCATCCTGTTTGCGGCCTCCGTGTGTGCCGTATGGTCTCTTTCCTCAAGGAATCGTATTCGGGATCAGAAAGCGTCTGCTCGAGGAGTATTCAAGGAAACTTTTCTCGGGTTTCACGCACTTTTTAAAATCGACCCCGAAAAATGGCTGTGCGTTTCGTCGGTTGTCATCAATTTCGTGCTGACGCCATTTTTGTCGATCGTGATTCCAGCATTTATAAAATCCATGCTCCACGCGCCGGTGAGTTACCTGGCTGCATCCGAAATTTTGTTTGGCATAGGGATGCTGATTGGTGCTTTTATTGCGCCCAGGCTGATTGAGGCCGGAGTGTCACGGCTGAGAATCATCCTGTTGGGAAATTTGATGGTAGGCGCCGGGATAGTAGCCGTCATTTTCGTAAATTTTGATGTGCTGCGAGGTCTCATTGTGGCGACAATCGGATTTGCTCTGAGCCTGGGCAATGTAACATGTGGCTCGCTCAGGGGCTACGCCGCTCCAAATGATATACGAGGACGATTGGAAGCTGCGGTTTTTACCTGCTGTGTTGCGTCGATTCCGCTTGGAAGCTGGGTGTTTGGGTATTTCGTTTCGTCTGGTTCGATCGTCTACCTTGGCTACGCGATGACAATGGCAGGCATTGCGATCATATTGGCCCAGGCGGGTCTTTTAATATCAAAGAATACGGTCATTGTATTAACGTCACCTGAAAAAGAACTGAGTGGCTTGTACAGCAGGATGTATCCCGGCGCATTCAAGGGGTGA
- a CDS encoding aldehyde dehydrogenase — protein MQASATTSTSTSRAERDGRRTIMIWEGRNDRLYIGGEWVKPDSTHFVDLVSPLTEETMASVISASKVDADAAVAAARRAFDHGPWPRMSLHQRMEVMARLRELLIEHESLIAHLVTEEMGCPISISRWMQAGGPISMLGMFLEVAPHYPFSQIRRTVTGNGLVLREPLGVVAAVVPWNAPLQIAVLKLAPALLAGNTAILKPAPETPLDACLLAELAEKAGLPKGVLNVLPADREVSEYLCLHPAVDKVSFTGSSAAGQRLGALCGNDIKRITLELGGKSPAIVLDDADIGKAVESLRMGSLRNSGQVCSNKTRLLVSKHRKDELIDAFVEMVRSMPVGDPFDPLTQIGPLVSARQRDRVEGYIAKGKQEARLVLGGGRPKGLTRGWFVEPTIFADVDPDAVIAQEEIFGPVISILSFDTDDDAVAIANNSAYGLHGAVFSADTERAVNVARRVRTGAIDINGASAGYHSPLGGRKKSGIGREAGIEGFDGYVEIKSIGIPVSYAEQLSS, from the coding sequence GTGCAAGCTTCGGCGACAACTTCGACCAGTACATCAAGGGCTGAGCGCGACGGGCGCAGAACCATCATGATCTGGGAAGGCCGAAACGACCGGCTGTACATCGGTGGAGAATGGGTCAAGCCGGACTCCACGCACTTCGTTGACCTCGTTTCCCCGTTGACCGAAGAGACGATGGCCAGCGTCATCTCCGCGTCGAAGGTGGATGCGGATGCCGCCGTGGCCGCTGCCCGCCGTGCATTCGACCATGGCCCGTGGCCACGCATGTCGCTGCACCAGCGCATGGAAGTGATGGCCCGGTTGCGCGAGTTGCTGATCGAGCACGAAAGCCTGATCGCGCACCTCGTCACCGAGGAGATGGGTTGCCCGATCTCGATCTCGCGATGGATGCAGGCTGGCGGGCCCATCAGCATGCTGGGCATGTTCCTGGAGGTGGCGCCGCACTATCCGTTTTCGCAGATCCGCCGCACCGTGACCGGCAACGGCCTCGTGTTACGCGAACCCCTCGGCGTCGTTGCCGCTGTCGTGCCATGGAACGCGCCGCTGCAGATAGCGGTCCTGAAGCTCGCCCCTGCGCTGCTGGCCGGGAACACCGCGATCCTCAAGCCCGCGCCCGAAACGCCGCTCGACGCCTGTCTGCTGGCCGAACTCGCGGAGAAGGCCGGCCTGCCGAAGGGCGTACTGAACGTTCTCCCTGCCGACCGCGAGGTCAGCGAGTACCTCTGCCTGCATCCGGCAGTCGACAAGGTCTCGTTCACGGGTTCCAGCGCCGCTGGCCAGCGCCTCGGCGCATTGTGCGGAAACGACATCAAGCGCATCACGCTCGAACTGGGCGGCAAATCGCCCGCCATCGTGCTCGACGATGCCGATATCGGCAAGGCGGTGGAGTCGCTGCGGATGGGCTCGCTGCGCAACTCGGGCCAGGTGTGCAGCAACAAGACGCGCCTGCTCGTCTCGAAACACCGCAAGGACGAACTGATCGACGCATTCGTCGAGATGGTTCGTTCGATGCCGGTCGGCGATCCGTTCGACCCGCTCACCCAGATCGGGCCGCTCGTCAGTGCCCGCCAACGCGACCGGGTTGAAGGCTATATCGCGAAAGGCAAGCAGGAAGCGCGGCTCGTGCTCGGCGGCGGCCGGCCGAAGGGGCTCACGCGCGGCTGGTTCGTGGAGCCCACGATCTTCGCGGACGTCGACCCGGATGCGGTGATCGCGCAGGAAGAAATCTTCGGCCCGGTGATCTCGATCCTGTCCTTCGACACCGACGACGATGCCGTGGCGATCGCCAACAACTCGGCCTACGGGCTGCACGGCGCCGTGTTCTCCGCCGACACCGAGCGGGCCGTGAACGTCGCAAGACGCGTCCGGACCGGTGCAATCGATATCAACGGCGCCAGCGCGGGCTATCACTCGCCGCTCGGCGGAAGGAAGAAGTCCGGGATCGGCCGCGAGGCCGGCATCGAAGGTTTCGACGGCTATGTCGAAATCAAGTCGATCGGCATACCGGTCAGTTATGCAGAACAACTGTCGAGCTGA
- a CDS encoding cupin domain-containing protein, translating to MAFTHRRIVTGLDNEGKSCVVSDKTLNQIPECQGVPAVIWKTDGYPVSNAGNDEAAAPFGTDTFTSSTFFLLFSPSSPDAPSAWHTTDTIDYVVVLSGKVLLELETGSVELKAGDLIVDRGVKHSWRETGGQPATLLAAVVRAEPLGEGASFGDNFDQYIKG from the coding sequence ATGGCATTCACCCATCGCCGCATCGTCACGGGCCTCGACAACGAAGGCAAGTCCTGCGTGGTTTCCGACAAGACGCTGAACCAGATTCCCGAATGCCAGGGCGTGCCGGCCGTGATCTGGAAAACGGACGGCTATCCGGTCAGCAACGCCGGCAACGACGAGGCGGCGGCACCGTTCGGCACGGACACCTTTACCAGTTCGACGTTCTTCCTGCTGTTTTCCCCGTCCTCGCCCGATGCGCCGTCGGCCTGGCATACGACCGACACGATCGATTATGTCGTTGTCCTGAGCGGCAAGGTTCTCCTCGAGCTCGAAACGGGCAGCGTGGAACTCAAGGCGGGCGACCTGATCGTCGATCGCGGCGTCAAGCACAGCTGGCGCGAAACCGGCGGCCAGCCGGCCACGCTGCTGGCCGCGGTCGTTCGCGCCGAACCGCTCGGCGAAGGTGCAAGCTTCGGCGACAACTTCGACCAGTACATCAAGGGCTGA
- a CDS encoding MmgE/PrpD family protein: MTLSEQLIQFSRNLDFADIPADALANAKLHVLDTIGICLAASQDDTAQAVKRAMARIGTHPESSIIGGTEKFSAAAAALINSSAAHGPDFDDTHQGSVIHISSVVVPASLAVAESVGASGRDFLTAVVAGYETTTRLGMAAPGVFHMRGYHATSLVGIFGAVLIAGKLNGLDAGVQCNALGIAGSQASGILECLNAKSSLKQIQPGWAAYSGIIASILAEEGVTGPNTVFEGRYGFFNSFLPEGNYDLKKAVANLGTTWEVNDIAYKLYPCCHHTQAFLDCVKEIRQANPFALDDIEEIECIISPMQAELLCHPREDRYVPKTAYTAKFSLPYVVSVMLHRGKVGLRAFSDETIKDDSILKLAQRLKFTESDDTGYPGSFPGWVRIKLKDARTLEHRMAANRGAQANPASEAEIIGKFEDNASIVLPREKVDQLEALVMDIEHVADVRALAACTSI, from the coding sequence ATGACCCTCTCCGAACAACTCATCCAGTTCTCCCGGAACCTCGACTTCGCCGACATCCCGGCCGACGCATTGGCCAACGCCAAGCTGCATGTGCTCGACACGATCGGCATCTGCCTCGCCGCATCGCAAGACGACACGGCGCAGGCGGTCAAGCGAGCCATGGCGCGAATCGGCACGCACCCGGAATCGTCGATCATCGGCGGCACGGAGAAGTTTTCCGCGGCCGCCGCCGCGCTGATCAACTCCAGTGCTGCCCACGGCCCCGACTTCGACGACACGCATCAAGGTTCGGTGATCCATATCAGTTCGGTGGTCGTGCCCGCGAGCCTCGCCGTCGCGGAATCGGTCGGTGCCAGCGGAAGGGATTTCCTCACTGCCGTCGTCGCCGGTTACGAAACGACGACGCGGCTCGGCATGGCCGCGCCCGGCGTCTTCCACATGAGGGGCTACCATGCGACGTCGCTGGTCGGGATCTTCGGCGCGGTGCTGATCGCCGGCAAGCTGAACGGCCTGGACGCCGGCGTGCAATGCAATGCGCTGGGCATCGCGGGCAGCCAGGCGTCGGGCATTCTCGAGTGCCTGAACGCGAAGTCCTCGCTCAAGCAGATTCAGCCCGGCTGGGCGGCGTACAGCGGGATCATCGCGAGCATCCTGGCCGAGGAAGGCGTCACGGGCCCGAACACCGTGTTCGAGGGACGATACGGCTTCTTCAATTCCTTTCTGCCGGAAGGCAACTACGACCTGAAAAAAGCCGTGGCCAATCTCGGGACCACGTGGGAAGTGAACGACATCGCGTACAAGCTGTACCCGTGCTGCCATCACACGCAGGCATTTCTCGATTGCGTGAAGGAGATCCGCCAAGCGAATCCGTTCGCGCTGGATGACATCGAGGAAATCGAATGCATCATTTCACCGATGCAGGCCGAGCTGCTTTGCCACCCGCGGGAAGATCGCTACGTGCCGAAAACGGCGTACACGGCCAAGTTCAGCCTGCCTTATGTCGTGTCGGTGATGCTGCACCGGGGCAAGGTCGGGCTCAGGGCGTTCAGCGACGAAACCATCAAGGACGACAGCATCCTGAAGCTGGCCCAAAGGCTGAAATTCACGGAGTCCGACGATACCGGTTATCCCGGTTCATTCCCCGGGTGGGTCAGGATCAAGCTGAAGGACGCGCGGACCCTCGAGCATCGGATGGCGGCCAATCGCGGCGCGCAGGCCAATCCGGCAAGCGAGGCAGAAATCATCGGCAAGTTCGAAGACAACGCGTCGATCGTGTTGCCTCGCGAGAAGGTCGATCAGCTCGAGGCGCTGGTGATGGATATCGAGCACGTTGCGGACGTGCGGGCACTCGCCGCGTGCACGTCGATCTGA
- a CDS encoding SDR family NAD(P)-dependent oxidoreductase, giving the protein MNRMLGKIVIITGAASGMGAASARRLALEGAKVLVTDLREDGAAQVAAEIRGQGLTADHARLDVTREDDWQAAVDRTLTQWGQVNVLVNNAGLPGTPETWDQATLDGLSQLIALNLNGQFLGIKAVLPHMKKAGGGSIVNMSSIAGMICFPNLHPGYGASKGANRLLSKGAAVDLAAFGIRVNSVHPGLIQTPQSAYLFEDPEIVKAVLSKIPLSRPGKPEEVANVVLFLASDESSYVTGAELVVDGGYTTL; this is encoded by the coding sequence ATGAATCGAATGCTCGGAAAAATCGTGATCATCACCGGTGCTGCCAGCGGCATGGGCGCCGCCAGCGCACGCCGCCTCGCGCTCGAAGGTGCGAAGGTCCTGGTCACGGATCTCCGCGAGGACGGCGCCGCGCAGGTTGCGGCGGAGATTCGGGGGCAAGGCCTGACGGCAGATCACGCGCGGCTGGACGTCACCCGGGAAGACGACTGGCAGGCGGCCGTCGACAGAACGCTGACGCAATGGGGGCAAGTGAACGTTCTCGTGAACAACGCGGGATTGCCCGGGACCCCGGAAACCTGGGACCAGGCCACCCTCGACGGGCTAAGCCAGTTGATCGCGCTGAACCTCAATGGCCAGTTCCTGGGCATCAAGGCGGTCCTGCCCCACATGAAGAAGGCGGGCGGTGGATCGATCGTGAACATGTCGTCGATCGCCGGGATGATCTGTTTCCCCAACCTGCATCCCGGCTACGGCGCATCGAAAGGGGCGAACCGTCTCCTGTCGAAAGGTGCGGCCGTCGATCTGGCCGCGTTCGGCATTCGTGTGAACTCCGTGCACCCGGGCCTGATCCAGACCCCGCAGAGCGCGTATCTGTTCGAGGATCCCGAGATCGTCAAGGCCGTGCTGTCCAAGATCCCGCTGTCCCGCCCGGGCAAGCCCGAGGAAGTCGCGAACGTCGTGCTCTTCCTTGCGAGCGACGAGTCCTCCTACGTGACGGGTGCGGAACTGGTCGTCGACGGCGGTTATACGACGCTCTGA